One part of the Quercus lobata isolate SW786 chromosome 7, ValleyOak3.0 Primary Assembly, whole genome shotgun sequence genome encodes these proteins:
- the LOC115951809 gene encoding uncharacterized protein LOC115951809: protein MDRSWMKITNRRSQEYLDGVQQFLNFASNYAHPDGTISCPFRKCVHTNSWPIDVVQAHLVSKGICRGYNPWLFNRESSFAQTFSEIPNSHVQENPIKYADLCDMLHNMFPIQDMASRPMEEVPIVQQPTEGPAEGPAEGPNEDTLRFMKLFEDANQPCYEGCKHFSKLLAIVHLCHMKCLNGWTNKSFTTLLQFLLDFLPSNAKLPKDCYEAKKIIKDLGLSYEKIHACSKDFILYWKANLEACPNCNHSRWESNESKSQQSTNTSSKKRKKKAAKILWWFPLKPRLQ, encoded by the coding sequence ATGGATAGGAGTTGGATGAAAATTACGAATAGAAGGTCACAAGAATATTTAGATGGAGTCCAACAGTTTCTGAATTTTGCATCTAACTATGCACACCCAGATGGAACGATTTCATGTCCATTTAGAAAATGTGTGCATACAAATTCGTGGCCTATAGATGTCGTACAAGCTCACTTAGTGTCAAAGGGGATTTGTAGGGGTTATAACCCTTGGCTTTTTAATAGGGAATCATCATTTGCACAAACTTTTTCTGAAATTCCCAATAGTCATGTACAAGAAAACCCAATAAAGTATGCCGATCTTTGTGACATGTTGCATAACATGTTCCCCATACAAGATATGGCATCTAGGCCAATGGAAGAAGTCCCTATTGTGCAACAACCCACAGAAGGTCCTGCAGAAGGTCCTGCAGAAGGTCCTAATGAAGATACACTTCGATTTATGAAATTATTTGAAGATGCTAATCAACCTTGTTATGAAGGTTGTAAGCATTTTAGCAAATTGTTAGCCATTGTGCATTTGTGCCACATGAAGTGTCTTAATGGTTGGACCAACAAATCATTTACCACATTGCTGCAATTTTTGCTTGATTTTCTTCCTTCAAATGCTAAGTTGCCAAAAGATTGTTATGAGGCTAAGAAGATTAttaaggatttgggcttgagcTATGAGAAGATTCATGCTTGTtctaaagattttattttatattggaAGGCGAATCTTGAAGCTTGTCCAAACTGTAACCATTCAAGATGGGAAAGTAATGAGTCTAAAAGTCAACAAAGTACTAATACTTCctccaagaaaagaaagaagaaagctgCAAAGATCCTATGGTGGTTCCCCTTAAAGCCAAGATTGCAATGA